Below is a genomic region from Isosphaeraceae bacterium EP7.
GGCTCAGCAGCCGGCGGGAGTGGGGAATTCTCCGGGGCGGGCTCGGGCTCGGCGGCCGGGGGAAGGGGGTTGGCGTCGACCTCGGGCTTTGCGGGCTCCGGGGCGGGAATGGACGTTTCGGCGGACGCGTCCGGGCTGGCCGGCGGGGCAAGGTCGGCGGTCTCGGCGCGAGCCCTGCGGGCCTCGCCGTCGCGGGGATCGGGCTCGGCGAGGGGGGCCGGGCTGGCGGCGGCGAGGTCGGCCGTGCTGCCGGCCTCGGCGGAGCCCGATTCGGAGGCGGCGAGGGCCTCGTCACGGCCCGGATTGGGCTCGGGCAGCGGCGGGATCTCGATGTTGATGGCCACCGGCAGGATCGACATCGGCTTTCGGCCGACGACGGACCTATGGCCCGGCCGGGTGGCGTCCGAGGTGTCAAGGAGCCCGGGATTTGGGCCGATGGGCGCGTCGGAGGCGTCGACGGCGGGGATCGAGGAAGGCTCGATCAGCGCCGGCTGTTCGGTTGCAGGAGCCGGAGACTCGACCTGATTGGCGACCGCTTTCAGGTCATCAATCGGCGTGCTAGTCCTGTCGTTCTTGCTGGAGCGGACGGGGGACGGGGGGACGACGCCGAAGCGGGACGTGCCCGGCTGGGGGGCGGGACCGCCGCCGGCCGGGGGCGAGGCGAACTGGGGGGCGGCGGTCGGTGGCCGCCCGAATGCCAGCCAATTCGCCCAGCGACGCTTGGCCTGCGACTGGTCGTTCTTCACCATGTCCGTGTACGGCATGATGAAGCGGCCATCCGCCTGGATGTTCGGGTCGGTCCTGTTCTGCGACCCGGCGCAACCCTGGAGGGCCGCGATCATGCCCAGCACGCCTACAATCCACGTCCGATGCATGGCGATTCCCTCCGCCCAAGTCCGTCTCGGCGCCCCACGGGCTGCGCCACCTCGACTCCATCCTGGTATCCAAACCGATCGACCGCGTCGGCCCGCCCTGTCCCTTCAATCCGCGGACGCCCCCACCGCGCCAGACCCACAATCGCTACAAGCAGAAAAAACGACCTAGCCGGCAAGGTCGCCGCCGGGAACAATTCCCCAACGAAGGGCCGCGCCGGCCCCGTTCCACTCGCCGACGGGTCGAGAGAAAAGAGGGCCACCCCGATGTTGTCGACTGCCGCAGCCGAGCAGTTCCTGGCCGTGCCGCTGCTGGCCGAGGTCTCGCGAGAGTCTCGCCAGGCCCTCGTCGACGCGCTGGAGGAGGGGCACGCCAAAGCGGGCGCGACGCTCATCGGCCAGGATAAGCCGAATGAGCAGCTGTCTTTTTTGATCGGCGGCACGGTGGCCGTGACTCACGACTTCCCCGATTCACGCCGCGAGACGGTGACCACGCTGTCGGCGCCGGCGGTCTTCGGGATGCCCTCGTTCTTCCTGGCCTCG
It encodes:
- a CDS encoding cyclic nucleotide-binding domain-containing protein, whose product is MLSTAAAEQFLAVPLLAEVSRESRQALVDALEEGHAKAGATLIGQDKPNEQLSFLIGGTVAVTHDFPDSRRETVTTLSAPAVFGMPSFFLASPSLVSIRAVTNVHILTLSHPAHEALRRDHPRAAEALSIAVVRELADRFDVLVKRVSDHMAEHKGDAPRASEWSSFRAQLFEDGGT